The Muricauda sp. SCSIO 65647 genome includes a region encoding these proteins:
- a CDS encoding acylase translates to MKKPILLLLLMITVSCGTNIERAEVEKWKAQAENVTIIRDDFGVPHIYGKTDADAVFGLLYAQCEDDFNRVEQNYIWATGRLAEVEGEEALYSDLRARLFMTEEEARQNYENSPKWLQRLCDAFADGINYYLHTHSEVKPRLLTRFEPWMPFYFSEGSIGGDIERISAQKIKSFYEGGMDIPEMEEPRMGKKTEMAEPQGSNGIALSGALTQSGNTMLLINPHTSFYFRGEVHVVSEEGLNAYGAVTWGQFFVYQGFNEKTGWMHTSTYTDVMDEFKETITRNGDNLFYVYGEQLRPVKQSGVTLKYKTDGGMKEKTLPMYHTHHGPITHSVDGQWTASAMMWEPIKALEQSYIRTKQDGYEGFRKMMDIRTNSSNNTVYADAEGNIAYFHGNFIPKRDTIFNYTQPVDGSDPKTDWHGLHTVDENILIKNPPNGWIQNCNSTPYTAALEHSPKRGDYPKYMSRDQENFRGVHAIALLKDRSGYTIDSLIKLAHDPYLPAFKALIPGLIRAYDVNPIPELREPIEVLRQWDYRTGTASVAMTLAHFYGTKSYQKAKRPKGLYAMELVEYWGDDSPNSEKIKLFTEVLADLRDNFGTWQMPWGDVNRYQRLNGDIRQAFDDLKPSIPIEFASGRWGSLAAYGARYHNNTKKIYGTRGNSFVAVVEFGDKVEAKTILAGGQSGDPQSPHFDDQIERYADQDWKDAAYYKEDVLKRAKRTYHPGEK, encoded by the coding sequence ATGAAAAAGCCCATACTACTCCTTCTTTTGATGATTACGGTATCATGTGGAACCAATATCGAACGGGCCGAGGTTGAAAAATGGAAAGCCCAAGCTGAAAATGTGACTATTATTCGAGATGATTTTGGGGTGCCTCACATCTACGGAAAAACAGATGCCGATGCGGTATTCGGATTGCTCTATGCGCAGTGTGAAGATGATTTTAACCGAGTGGAGCAGAACTATATCTGGGCGACGGGCCGATTGGCCGAGGTCGAGGGCGAAGAAGCACTGTACAGCGACCTTCGGGCCAGACTTTTTATGACCGAAGAAGAAGCAAGGCAGAATTACGAAAACAGTCCTAAGTGGTTGCAAAGACTTTGTGATGCCTTTGCAGATGGCATCAATTATTATCTGCACACCCATTCTGAGGTGAAACCCAGACTGTTGACCCGCTTTGAACCGTGGATGCCCTTCTACTTCAGCGAAGGGAGCATAGGGGGTGATATCGAGCGGATTTCTGCCCAAAAAATCAAAAGCTTTTATGAGGGTGGAATGGATATTCCGGAAATGGAAGAACCGAGGATGGGCAAGAAAACTGAAATGGCCGAACCCCAAGGTTCGAACGGCATTGCCCTTTCAGGAGCATTGACACAGTCGGGCAACACGATGCTGCTGATCAATCCGCATACCTCCTTTTATTTCAGGGGAGAGGTGCACGTGGTTTCTGAAGAAGGGTTGAATGCGTACGGTGCGGTCACTTGGGGGCAGTTTTTTGTGTATCAGGGCTTCAATGAAAAAACGGGTTGGATGCACACTTCGACCTATACCGATGTAATGGATGAGTTCAAGGAAACCATTACAAGAAATGGGGATAACCTGTTCTATGTGTATGGTGAACAACTTCGACCTGTCAAACAATCAGGGGTGACGTTAAAATACAAGACCGATGGGGGCATGAAAGAAAAAACGTTACCCATGTACCATACCCATCACGGGCCGATTACCCATTCGGTCGATGGACAATGGACGGCCTCTGCCATGATGTGGGAGCCAATCAAAGCGTTAGAGCAGTCCTACATCCGTACTAAACAAGATGGGTACGAGGGTTTTCGAAAAATGATGGATATCCGCACCAATTCTTCGAACAACACTGTCTATGCCGATGCCGAAGGTAATATCGCCTATTTTCATGGCAATTTCATTCCGAAGCGCGATACGATTTTCAACTATACTCAGCCAGTCGATGGCAGCGATCCCAAAACCGATTGGCATGGGTTGCACACGGTCGATGAAAATATCTTGATCAAGAACCCACCGAACGGCTGGATCCAAAACTGCAACTCTACCCCGTACACCGCTGCGTTGGAGCATAGCCCGAAGCGTGGCGATTATCCAAAATATATGTCGCGTGATCAAGAGAATTTTCGCGGGGTACATGCCATAGCGCTCTTAAAAGACCGAAGCGGCTACACGATCGACAGCCTTATCAAACTGGCTCATGACCCATATCTGCCGGCATTTAAGGCTTTGATTCCAGGGCTGATAAGAGCCTATGATGTGAATCCGATCCCAGAATTAAGGGAGCCGATCGAAGTATTACGGCAATGGGATTACAGAACCGGAACAGCATCAGTGGCCATGACCCTGGCGCATTTTTATGGAACAAAGAGCTATCAAAAAGCGAAAAGACCAAAGGGCTTGTATGCCATGGAGCTTGTAGAATATTGGGGCGATGATTCTCCCAATTCTGAAAAGATAAAACTATTCACCGAGGTGCTCGCAGACTTAAGGGACAACTTTGGCACATGGCAAATGCCCTGGGGTGATGTAAACCGCTATCAACGTTTGAATGGTGATATTCGACAAGCTTTTGATGACTTAAAGCCCAGTATCCCCATCGAGTTTGCCAGCGGGCGCTGGGGTTCATTGGCCGCCTACGGGGCCAGGTACCATAACAACACCAAAAAAATTTATGGCACGCGTGGCAATAGTTTTGTGGCAGTAGTGGAATTTGGCGACAAGGTCGAGGCCAAGACCATTTTGGCGGGGGGGCAGAGTGGTGATCCCCAATCACCACATTTCGATGACCAAATCGAGAGGTATGCCGATCAAGATTGGAAAGATGCTGCGTACTACAAAGAAGATGTGTTGAAACGGGCCAAACGTACCTACCATCCAGGAGAAAAGTGA
- a CDS encoding polysaccharide deacetylase family protein — MCIRFTLCLSILLLGYGANAQKTSVQQADNFTYYHGALVRGDSTVKKIALVFTGDEFADGGGHITETLKENDIKGAFFFTGNFYRNPAFEETIKNLVKDKHYLGAHSDKHLLYCDWNNRDSLLVSKTEFVNDLENNYKAMARFGITKEQAPFYLPPYEWYNQTISSWTTEQSLQLINMTHGTLSHADYTTPDMSNYRNSEEIFNSIVAFETNNTSGLNGFLLLIHIGTDPSRTDKFYHRLPKLIAVLSSRGYEFVALTELLANR, encoded by the coding sequence ATGTGCATTCGATTCACGCTTTGCCTATCTATACTTCTTTTAGGGTATGGTGCCAATGCACAAAAAACCTCAGTGCAACAAGCTGATAATTTTACCTACTACCACGGTGCACTGGTTCGCGGTGACAGTACCGTCAAAAAAATCGCATTGGTGTTCACCGGTGATGAATTTGCAGATGGAGGGGGCCATATTACAGAAACGTTGAAAGAGAACGACATAAAAGGGGCCTTCTTTTTTACGGGAAATTTCTATCGAAATCCCGCATTTGAAGAAACTATCAAAAACCTGGTCAAAGACAAGCACTACCTTGGGGCGCACTCTGACAAGCATTTGCTGTACTGCGATTGGAACAATAGGGACAGCCTCTTGGTCAGCAAAACCGAATTTGTGAACGATCTGGAGAACAATTACAAGGCCATGGCACGATTCGGAATCACGAAAGAACAGGCGCCTTTTTACCTACCGCCCTATGAGTGGTACAATCAAACCATCAGTTCATGGACAACGGAACAAAGCCTCCAACTCATCAACATGACGCACGGCACGCTTTCACATGCCGATTATACCACCCCCGATATGTCGAATTATCGAAACAGTGAAGAAATATTCAATAGTATTGTCGCATTTGAAACAAACAACACTTCTGGCCTTAATGGTTTTTTGTTGCTCATCCACATCGGTACCGACCCCAGTAGAACAGACAAGTTTTACCATCGTTTACCAAAACTCATCGCAGTGCTTTCTTCAAGGGGATATGAATTCGTTGCCTTGACAGAACTTCTTGCAAACCGTTAG